A single window of Mastacembelus armatus unplaced genomic scaffold, fMasArm1.2, whole genome shotgun sequence DNA harbors:
- the LOC113131189 gene encoding probable G-protein coupled receptor 132, whose protein sequence is MHELPITQTVSLMTNESSVLCEPPYDDGRLLLVLLYSVVLVVGLPANLLTVYLTWLQVCRKNVLGIYLWSLSLCDLTYLFTLPAWAYYVSRGHLWPWSSAACKLTGYIFFNNMYISIFLLCCISCDRYIAVVYSVESRGLRRQRHAVLIALTIVLLVAIGHVPVFTMREGDPARADRRCFEPSQGSTTVTGFNYARFVVGFLFPLLLLVVTNRGILANVQHSSGLRYEQKQRVRRLAVAVVVLFLVCFAPYHLLLLVRAVMFRFPQDGTCLFEKITYTPYTISLGLSTINSAINPILYVLSSDNIRKELCRGLTQVCNQAHRRNRSDSSQNKIQPTKNLDQVVVTEPEMQQGGTLSGT, encoded by the coding sequence ATGCACGAGTTGCCGATAACTCAAACTGTTTCTTTGATGACCAATGAGAGTTCAGTATTGTGCGAGCCTCCATACGACGATGGTCgcctgctgctggtgctgctatACAGCGTGGTGCTTGTTGTTGGCCTGCCTGCTAACCTGCTGACCGTCTACCTCACCTGGCTGCAGGTTTGCAGGAAGAATGTGCTGGGCATTTACCTGTGGAGCCTGTCGCTCTGTGACCTGACCTACCTGTTCACGCTGCCTGCTTGGGCGTACTACGTCAGCCGAGGTCACCTGTGGCCATGGAGTTCAGCCGCCTGCAAGCTGACAGGCTACATCTTTTTCAACAACATGTATATCAGCattttcctgctctgctgcATCTCCTGCGACCGCTACATCGCTGTGGTTTACAGCGTGGAGTCCCGTGGTCTGCGGCGGCAGCGACATGCTGTCCTCATCGCCCTCACCATTGTACTGCTGGTTGCCATAGGCCATGTCcctgtctttactatgagggagGGCGATCCTGCCAGAGCTGATCGCCGCTGCTTTGAGCCGAGTCAGGGCAGCACAACAGTGACGGGCTTCAACTACGCCCGCTTCGTGGTTGGCTTCCTGTTCCCACTGCTCTTGCTGGTAGTGACGAACCGCGGCATCCTGGCCAACGTGCAGCACAGCTCAGGGCTGAGGTATGAGCAAAAGCAGCGTGTTCGCAGGCTGGCAGTGGCGGTGGTGGTCCTATTCCTGGTCTGCTTCGCTCCATATCACCTGCTTCTGCTGGTCAGGGCCGTCATGTTCCGCTTCCCTCAGGACGGCACCTGCCTGTTCGAGAAGATCACCTACACCCCCTATACCATCTCCCTCGGCCTGTCCACCATCAACAGCGCCATAAACCCCATCCTCTATGTCCTGTCCAGCGACAACATCCGTAAGGAGCTGTGCCGGGGACTGACGCAGGTTTGCAATCAAGCACACCGGAGAAATCGGTCTGACAGCAGCCAGAACAAAATCCAGCCCACCAAGAACTTAGATCAGGTTGTAGTGACTGAACCTGAGATGCAACAAGGAGGAACCCTATCAGGGACCTGA